One region of Nitrospira sp. genomic DNA includes:
- a CDS encoding efflux transporter outer membrane subunit, with translation MRTRVLAAVLVSTMLRGCAVGPDYREPVVNAPGAFVEATRQNVAHDTTALAEWWTTFPDEELTSLVQRTIANNLDVQIAEGRLQEARASLRYTSANTQLPTVNLEGKYSRSKISTENPAIPKLGAGTLIPTSYGYFQYFFDASYELDLFGGVRRQVEASAADAQSYEDSLRNTLVSTIAEVAKDYLQLRQYQEQLAVASATETSRRDTLKITQVRYKAGLATDLDVANAAASLASTHASIPTLQSSAGRMIRAIAVLLGQNPDDLTEELQATHRIPAAPPEIPVGLPSDLLRRRPDIRQAERSLAAATARVGVQVAKLFPSISLTAQYGIQAGNVLSLTQAAAGFYTLGPQIKWGLLNYPATKASIRTYEARRDQQYLTYQKTVLTAFQDVENALSAYGKEKEAYSALEEEVRQYDKAASIAMTRYTQGLSNFLDVLDAQRSLYTAQDALVQSRAALAIDLIALYKALGGGWEHNDLVAHTVQRTNVKE, from the coding sequence ATGAGGACCCGCGTACTCGCAGCCGTCCTCGTGTCTACGATGTTGCGTGGATGCGCGGTCGGGCCGGATTATCGTGAACCCGTCGTCAACGCGCCCGGGGCCTTCGTGGAAGCTACCCGGCAGAACGTCGCCCATGACACGACGGCGCTTGCCGAATGGTGGACGACCTTCCCCGATGAGGAACTCACGTCACTGGTGCAACGAACCATCGCCAATAACTTGGACGTGCAGATAGCAGAGGGCCGGCTCCAGGAAGCGCGCGCGTCTCTTCGCTATACCAGTGCGAATACGCAACTTCCGACCGTGAACCTAGAAGGAAAATATTCGCGCAGTAAGATCAGCACCGAGAATCCCGCGATCCCAAAACTCGGTGCCGGGACCCTGATTCCGACTTCCTACGGCTACTTTCAGTACTTTTTTGACGCCAGTTATGAACTCGATTTGTTCGGCGGCGTGCGACGACAAGTGGAAGCATCCGCGGCAGATGCTCAGTCCTATGAGGACAGCTTACGAAATACGCTCGTCAGCACCATCGCCGAGGTCGCCAAGGATTATCTCCAACTTCGGCAATACCAGGAGCAGTTGGCTGTCGCAAGCGCCACTGAAACGTCACGACGTGACACGTTGAAGATCACGCAGGTCCGCTATAAGGCCGGTCTCGCCACTGATTTGGATGTCGCAAACGCAGCAGCCAGTCTCGCGTCAACCCACGCGTCCATCCCAACCCTCCAAAGCAGCGCCGGCCGGATGATTCGCGCGATCGCCGTGCTTCTGGGCCAGAATCCAGACGACCTCACCGAGGAACTACAGGCGACTCATCGCATCCCGGCCGCGCCGCCTGAAATTCCCGTTGGCCTCCCCTCCGATCTCTTGCGACGCCGTCCTGATATACGGCAAGCAGAGCGCAGTTTGGCGGCAGCCACCGCGCGTGTCGGCGTGCAGGTGGCGAAGCTGTTCCCATCCATTAGCTTGACGGCCCAGTACGGAATCCAAGCCGGCAATGTGCTCAGCCTGACGCAGGCGGCCGCCGGCTTCTATACCCTGGGGCCGCAAATCAAATGGGGTCTTCTGAACTATCCAGCCACGAAGGCGAGTATTCGCACATATGAAGCACGGCGCGACCAGCAATATCTGACGTATCAGAAGACCGTCCTCACTGCCTTTCAGGACGTTGAGAATGCGCTGAGCGCCTATGGCAAAGAAAAAGAAGCGTACTCCGCATTGGAAGAAGAAGTCAGGCAATATGACAAAGCCGCAAGCATCGCGATGACCCGATATACCCAAGGCTTGAGCAATTTCCTTGATGTCCTGGACGCACAACGGTCGTTGTATACCGCGCAGGACGCGCTGGTCCAAAGCCGAGCCGCGCTCGCTATTGATCTCATCGCGCTGTACAAGGCGCTCGGGGGCGGTTGGGAACACAATGACCTGGTCGCCCACACCGTTCAACGGACCAACGTGAAGGAGTGA